From Armatimonadota bacterium, the proteins below share one genomic window:
- a CDS encoding biopolymer transporter ExbD, with amino-acid sequence MRQNDWNIKHENSLITDINITPLTDVMLVLLIIFMVTATFFIAEPSMKVNLPPAVTSTRKAETSGEITVTINEQGHMLMGGRPVRPADLVNALMSAARKLPQPQKVVVIRADKKASYGSVIWVMDAARLVGLHHVSLATEEINSRDARQQRGVYTQSKSKDR; translated from the coding sequence ATGCGGCAGAACGACTGGAATATAAAACACGAAAATAGCTTAATTACAGATATAAACATCACCCCTTTGACCGATGTGATGTTGGTGCTACTCATCATTTTTATGGTGACGGCTACGTTTTTCATTGCTGAGCCGTCGATGAAAGTTAACCTTCCGCCCGCCGTCACTAGTACACGCAAGGCTGAAACATCGGGTGAAATCACTGTAACCATCAACGAACAAGGGCATATGTTGATGGGTGGTCGGCCTGTTCGCCCTGCGGATCTCGTTAATGCTTTAATGAGCGCCGCCCGAAAACTTCCGCAACCGCAGAAGGTGGTTGTCATCCGGGCAGATAAAAAAGCCTCGTATGGCTCTGTAATTTGGGTAATGGATGCCGCTCGGCTAGTTGGTTTGCATCATGTATCCCTGGCTACTGAGGAAATTAATAGCAGGGATGCTCGCCAGCAACGTGGTGTTTATACCCAATCAAAATCAAAGGACCGATAA
- a CDS encoding MotA/TolQ/ExbB proton channel family protein, with the protein MFELLKHGGIVMYPLGLCSLLTIAVTLERLFVFFKVDCNIEEALAWAKAVLAGEKDAMNWLKHPGPANRAMEVLINSRGEPREVLENRLQTVLGEENLRLNSYLGIVGTIGSIAPFIGLFGTVLGIIRAFRDIGRVGAAGPAVVATGISEALVATAAGLFVAIIAVIAYNAFVIWQRRILHREEIAGLELLDLLVSNGKDAAERLEYKTRK; encoded by the coding sequence ATGTTCGAGTTACTAAAACATGGTGGAATCGTAATGTACCCGCTTGGGCTATGTTCGCTGTTGACAATTGCGGTAACTCTGGAGCGCTTGTTTGTCTTCTTTAAGGTGGACTGCAATATCGAAGAAGCTCTAGCTTGGGCAAAGGCGGTGCTGGCCGGAGAAAAGGACGCTATGAATTGGTTAAAGCACCCTGGTCCTGCCAATCGAGCAATGGAAGTGCTTATTAATTCAAGAGGAGAACCCCGGGAGGTTTTGGAGAATCGCCTTCAAACTGTTCTTGGTGAGGAGAATTTGAGGCTAAACTCATACCTAGGAATAGTTGGCACCATTGGCAGCATCGCACCTTTCATTGGACTTTTTGGCACCGTATTAGGCATCATTCGCGCCTTTAGGGATATTGGCCGGGTGGGTGCAGCGGGACCTGCTGTCGTAGCCACAGGGATATCCGAGGCACTTGTTGCCACCGCGGCGGGATTATTTGTCGCAATCATTGCGGTAATTGCATACAACGCGTTTGTAATTTGGCAGAGGCGAATTTTGCACCGAGAGGAGATTGCCGGGTTGGAGTTGCTTGACCTTCTAGTCTCGAATGGTAAAGATGCGGCAGAACGACTGGAATATAAAACACGAAAATAG